The genomic interval CGACCAGCCGCAGAACATGTCCCAGATCAGGTAGTACATCGCCGGATGCGATGCATTTCCGAATTTTAACGTCTGACTGACGATTCCCACGGACATCGCCGACAGATAGAGGGCGATAACGAGGTGTGAGCCCCAACGCTTCATGATGTTCCTTCCTTGGAACCGCAACGAATTGTGGTGATTTTGGGACGAAGCCCGCCGTCCCTGGCGGTAACTGCCGATAGGATGAGCGGAAGCTTATTCATCCCCTGGGTATGGTCAAGACCAAGGTCCAAAGATCAGACGAGGCATCAAAGCCTATTGTGGAAATACGAAACGACTTGGAATCAGCCGCATGACAGCATCAGTTGTCATATTTCTCACGGCATTTGTCGTTCTTCATTCAGAGAAATTCGCCCGGCATTCTTGTTCGCAACCGGCAATCGGCGATAATGCGCTGACCGTGCCAATTCGAGGCGGGACGCCTCCCCTCAAGGGCAAGGCTGCCCAAACCCACTTTTCCGAGGATACACTGCCATGACAAAGCTGTTTTCCAGGGCCCTCGCTGCCGCCATCGTCGCCGCAGCAGTGACTTTTGCTCCTTCTGCCGACGCGCAGTGGGGTAACCTCAAGGGCCAGATTCTGCTGGATGGCGATATTCCCAAGATCGCACCGCTGGTCGCCCAGGGCGATGTTGCGGCAAAAGACTCGGCCGTTTGTGCAGCGCAGATCGTTCCCGACGAAAAGCTGGTCGTTGACCCTGAAACGAAGGGAATCGCAAATATCGTCGTCTACCTGGCGAAAAAACCTGCGAAGGTGCATCCAGACCTCGCCGCGAGCAAGGACAAGGAAATTCTGTTTGACCAAAAGGGGTGCCGATTCCTGCCGCACGTGATGATCGTCCGTACCGATCAAAGTGTACGCGTGAAATCGGACGATGCGGTCGCTCACAACACGCACACCAATCCGATCAAGAACACACCCGCCAATTTCATCGTCACCCCCAACGACCGAGTCGGTGTCGCCATCAAGCCGATGAACCTGGTCGAACGAACTCCAACCAAGATCAGTTGCGACATCCACCCATGGATGGTTGCTTACTGGATGATCATTGACCACCCTTACGCCGCCGTCACCGACGAAAAGGGAAATTTCGAGATCCCCAATTTGCCTGTTGGCCAACATGAATTCATGGTTTGGCAAGAATCGTCGGGCTGGCTCGACAAAAAATACGCCGTCACGATCAAGGCGGGCGACAACCAGGAAAAGCCGCTCAAGTATAAAGCCGCTCAAATCCTGAAGTAGACGTAAGAATTCGCGACCATGCCCGGCACGGTATTGCCGGGCATGGTCATTCTTTGCCTGAGTCATCATCGGACTTGAAAAGAAAAAGACACTTCCGGTCAGTGGGCTCTGGCTCATTCGCCCAGGTCAACCGGATTGAGAAAGTCGCGCGATCCTCTGTGATTCATCGACGGCCGCGGGT from Schlesneria paludicola DSM 18645 carries:
- a CDS encoding cupredoxin domain-containing protein; this translates as MTKLFSRALAAAIVAAAVTFAPSADAQWGNLKGQILLDGDIPKIAPLVAQGDVAAKDSAVCAAQIVPDEKLVVDPETKGIANIVVYLAKKPAKVHPDLAASKDKEILFDQKGCRFLPHVMIVRTDQSVRVKSDDAVAHNTHTNPIKNTPANFIVTPNDRVGVAIKPMNLVERTPTKISCDIHPWMVAYWMIIDHPYAAVTDEKGNFEIPNLPVGQHEFMVWQESSGWLDKKYAVTIKAGDNQEKPLKYKAAQILK